One stretch of Vulpes lagopus strain Blue_001 chromosome X, ASM1834538v1, whole genome shotgun sequence DNA includes these proteins:
- the LOC121483389 gene encoding spindlin-2 isoform X1 produces MKTPNAPEAEGQQTRAAVGRATGSANMTKKKASQKKQRGRPSSQSRRNIVGCRISHGWKEGDEPITQWKGTVLDQVPINPSLYLVKYDGIDCVYGLELHRDERVLSLKILSDRVASSQVSDANLANTIIGKAVEHMFEGEHGSKDEWRGMVLAQAPIMKAWFYITYEKDPVLYMYQLLDDYKEGDLRIMPESSESPPAEREPGGVVDGLIGKHVEYTKEDGSKRIGMVIHQVEAKPSVYFIKFDDDFHIYVYDLVKKS; encoded by the coding sequence ATGAAGACCCCCAACGCACCAGAGGCCGAAGGGCAGCAAACCAGGGCAGCTGTGGGCCGGGCCACTGGGTCGGCAAACATGACGAAGAAAAAAGCCTCccaaaagaaacagagaggcagaccTTCCTCCCAGTCCCGCAGGAACATCGTGGGCTGCAGAATTTCAcatggatggaaggaaggtgacgagcccatcacccagtggaAAGGAACCGTTCTGGATCAGGTGCCTATAAATCCCTCTCTTTATCTGGTGAAATATGATGGAATTGACTGTGTCTATGGACTGGAACTTCACAGAGATGAAAGAGTTTTGTCTCTTAAAATTCTTTCCGACAGGGTGGCATCATCTCAAGTCAGTGATGCAAACCTTGCAAACACCATAATTGGTAAAGCTGTGGAACATATGTTTGAGGGTGAGCACGGTTCTAAGGATGAATGGAGGGGAATGGTCTTAGCCCAAGCACCTATCATGAAAGCCTGGTTTTATATTACCTATGAGAAAGATCCTGTCTTGTACATGTACCAGCTTCTAGATGATTACAAAGAAGGAGACCTCCGTATCATGCCAGAGTCCAGTGAGTCTCCTCCAGCAGAGAGGGAGCCAGGAGGAGTTGTAGATGGCCTCATAGGTAAACATGTGGAATATACCAAAGAAGATGGCTCCAAACGGATTGGCATGGTCATTCACCAAGTGGAAGCCAAACCCTCTGTGTATTTCATCAAGTTTGATGATGATTTCCATATCTATGTCTATGATTTGGTGAAAAAGTCCTAA
- the LOC121483389 gene encoding spindlin-2 isoform X2, whose translation MKTPNAPEAEGQQTRAAVGRATGSANMTKKKASQKKQRGRPSSQSRRNIVGCRISHGWKEGDEPITQWKGTVLDQVHPGQSSTQRSCDGSLCNSVSRNTLATLKACLFGLQRRTRSLLETIAKYHFGIPRVFLS comes from the exons ATGAAGACCCCCAACGCACCAGAGGCCGAAGGGCAGCAAACCAGGGCAGCTGTGGGCCGGGCCACTGGGTCGGCAAACATGACGAAGAAAAAAGCCTCccaaaagaaacagagaggcagaccTTCCTCCCAGTCCCGCAGGAACATCGTGGGCTGCAGAATTTCAcatggatggaaggaaggtgacgagcccatcacccagtggaAAGGAACCGTTCTGGATCAG GTACATCCTGGCCAGTCCAGCACACAGAGAAGCTGTGATGGAAGTTTGTGCAACTCTGTTTCCAG GAACACTCTTGCAACTCTGAAGGCTTGTCTGTTTGGACTTCAAAGAAGAACAAG GTCATTATTGGAAACAATTGCAAAGTACCACTTTGGAATCCCAAGAGTCTTCCTGTCTTAG